The DNA segment TTGGCGTAATTGCCGGATATCTTTGAAATGCATGGACGTTCTGAACAGGCTCTTCGAGCAGCATTTTCATTCGCCGCCCGAGCGTGTTCAGCCATTGCAAGGGCAGCTCGGAGGGTCCGGCCGCAACATCGTTCGGATTGCGAACTCGAGCCACAGCGCGATCGGCATTATTTATCCGGTGCGCGAAGAGAACGCCGCTTTCCTGGAATTTTCGAAGCACTTCCGGCGGCACGGCCTGCCGGTTCCCGAGATCTATACGGAATCGCTCAGTGATGGCGCGTATCTCGAGCAGGACCTTGGCGACACGACGTTGTTTGAATTTCTCTCGAAGAATCGGGCGGGTTCCGAGATCCGGTCCGAGGTCGTCGATGCCTACCGGAAAGTAGCCGGCATTTTGCCGCGTTTCCAGGTCGAAGCCGGACGCGGCCTGAATTACAAAGTATGTTATCCGCGCGCGAGCTTTGACCGGCAGTCGATCGCGTGGGATCTGAATTATTTCAAATATTATTTCCTGCGCCTCGCGGGAATTCCATTCAACGAGCAGGCTCTTGAAAAGGATTTCGGACGGTTGACGAAATTTCTCCTGACCGCCGATCACGATTACTTTCTCTATCGGGACTTTCAATCGCGCAATGTGATGCTCCAGGATGGCAGGCCGTTCTTTCTCGACTATCAGGGCGGCCGCAAGGGCGCGCTGCAGTACGACATCGCATCACTGCTCTACGATGCCAAGGCGGACCTGCCTCCGGAGTTGCGCCAGCATCTTCTGGACCACTACCTGGAAATCCTCTCGACCTTCACGAATATGACGCGCGATAAATTCATGCAGCATTACTATGCATACGTTTATGTGCGCATCATGCAGGCCATGGGCGCCTAT comes from the Terriglobia bacterium genome and includes:
- a CDS encoding RNase adapter RapZ, giving the protein MDVLNRLFEQHFHSPPERVQPLQGQLGGSGRNIVRIANSSHSAIGIIYPVREENAAFLEFSKHFRRHGLPVPEIYTESLSDGAYLEQDLGDTTLFEFLSKNRAGSEIRSEVVDAYRKVAGILPRFQVEAGRGLNYKVCYPRASFDRQSIAWDLNYFKYYFLRLAGIPFNEQALEKDFGRLTKFLLTADHDYFLYRDFQSRNVMLQDGRPFFLDYQGGRKGALQYDIASLLYDAKADLPPELRQHLLDHYLEILSTFTNMTRDKFMQHYYAYVYVRIMQAMGAYGFRGFYERKPHFLQSVPYALKNIRWLLHNVELPVALPTLIDAFRSMVASEKLQGLAAEPGRLGLRIFSFSFHKGSIPKDESGNGGGFVFDCRSVPNPGREERFKSLTGRDAPVIEYLMQQEASHQFFGNVVSLVDASVNAYQRRGFKNLMVSFGCTGGQHRSVYFAEQLARHFQGKAGLEVVLHHLVLESMGR